In the Anaerolineae bacterium genome, ACTGATAGCTTGGTGAAACGCTACGGTAATGTCATAGCCGTTGATGGCGTGTCTTTGCGCGTTGCCAAAGGCACAATCTATGCGTTCCTGGGTCTCAATGGCGCAGGCAAGACCACGACCATTCGCCTGCTGCTGGGGATGGTCAAACCGACCTCTGGCAGAGTGCGTGTGCTGGGAACGGAAATTTGCGTGGGCGGCAAGAAACCTTGGGATTCGGTCGGATACTTGGTTGAGACAGCGGACGCGTATCCAGAACTGACGGTGCGCGAGAATCTGGAAGTCATGCGCCGTCTTCGGCCTGGCACCAAGCCGCAAGCCGTTGATCGCGTCATTGAACGGCTGGGCTTGAGCGCTTATGCGGATCGGCGAGCCGGCACATTATCACATGGCAATGCGCAACGGCTGGGACTTGCCAAGGCGTTGTTGCATAATCCCGAACTTCTCATCCTTGACGAGCCATTCAGCGGGTTGGACCCGGCAGGGATTGTCGAAGTCCGTAACCTCCTCATCGAGTTGGCGCGTGATCAAGGCGTCACCGTCTTCATGTCGAGTCATATCCTGGCCGAAGTGTCGCGGCTTGCCCAACGAATTGGCATCATCCACCAGGGTCGCTTGCTTCAAGAACTCGACATGGATGAACTCGAACGCAATA is a window encoding:
- a CDS encoding ABC transporter, ATP-binding protein, with translation MNTVIETDSLVKRYGNVIAVDGVSLRVAKGTIYAFLGLNGAGKTTTIRLLLGMVKPTSGRVRVLGTEICVGGKKPWDSVGYLVETADAYPELTVRENLEVMRRLRPGTKPQAVDRVIERLGLSAYADRRAGTLSHGNAQRLGLAKALLHNPELLILDEPFSGLDPAGIVEVRNLLIELARDQGVTVFMSSHILAEVSRLAQRIGIIHQGRLLQELDMDELERNRRRWLVVRTRDCQAACSTLLSAGFSAEITSNGTIKIKDHAAIERPDDIATLLVHAGHAPTMLNVVEEDLEHYFLRLVGMDGGNSE